Within the Pseudomonas mendocina genome, the region AGTGCGCAACCTGCTGGAACAGATCCAGAGCCGCCTGGACGACCTGAACAAGGCCGAACGCAAGGTCGCCGAAGTGATCCTGCACGATCCGCAGCAGGCCACTCGTTTCAGCATCGCCGCACTGGCACAGGCGGCCGGGGTCAGCGAGCCGACGGTCAATCGCTTCTGCCGCTCGTTCGGCGCCAACGGCTACCCGGAGCTGAAGATGCAGCTGGCGCAGAGCCTGGCCAGTGGCGCTGCCTACGTCAGTCGCGCGGTGTCCGCCGACGACGGTCCAGAGGCCTACACTCGGAAGATTTTCGGCAGCACCATTGCCTCGCTGGACAGCGCCTGCCAGAGCCTCGACCCGCAACACGTCAGCCGCGCCGTCGACCTGCTGATCCAGGCACGGCAGATCCACTTCTTCGGCCTCGGCGCCTCGGCCTCGGTGGCGCTGGATGCGCAGCACAAGTTCTTTCGCTTCAACCTCGCGGTTTCGGCCCACTCCGACGTGCTGATGCAACGCATGATCGCCTCGGTGGCGCACACCGGTGATCTGTTCGTGATCATTTCCTACACCGGGCGCACCCGCGAGCTGGTGGAAGTGGCGCGCCTGGCACGTGAGAACGGCGCCTCGGTACTCGGCCTCACCGCCGCCGGCTCGCCGCTGGCCAAGGCCAGCACCCTGAGCCTGGACATTCCGCTGCCGGAAGACACCGACATCTACATGCCGATGACTTCACGCATCATCCAGCTCACCGTACTCGACGTGCTCGCCACCGGCGTCACCCTGCGCCGCGGCGTCGACTTCCAGCCGCACCTGCGCAAGATCAAGGAAAGCCTCAGCGCCAGCCGCTACCCGGCGGACGAAGAGCCACTGTAGAAATTCGGACAGGGCTTCCCTGCCTAGGCTCCGCACGAAAGTCGTCGAGCGAAGGTCAGGCGAAGCAGAACAGGTGAGAAACAGACTGGGCTCGCATTCGAGCGCACGAGCGATAAGCGAGCAGTACTCGCTTCGCGCGC harbors:
- a CDS encoding MurR/RpiR family transcriptional regulator; protein product: MDRVRNLLEQIQSRLDDLNKAERKVAEVILHDPQQATRFSIAALAQAAGVSEPTVNRFCRSFGANGYPELKMQLAQSLASGAAYVSRAVSADDGPEAYTRKIFGSTIASLDSACQSLDPQHVSRAVDLLIQARQIHFFGLGASASVALDAQHKFFRFNLAVSAHSDVLMQRMIASVAHTGDLFVIISYTGRTRELVEVARLARENGASVLGLTAAGSPLAKASTLSLDIPLPEDTDIYMPMTSRIIQLTVLDVLATGVTLRRGVDFQPHLRKIKESLSASRYPADEEPL